A region of Streptomyces halobius DNA encodes the following proteins:
- a CDS encoding phosphatase PAP2 family protein, which yields MGDATMRTLDGRPATLQPSGAAPDLPPVSGRMARLRTPRTPRLWFEVLLIAVSYWTYSLIRNAVPEQKAQALRNADWVWRAEQALGIAVENTVNHAVDSVTWLIVSMNYYYATLHFIVTVGVLVWLYRWHPGRYAAARLALFATTGIALLGYYFYPLAPPRLMPDGGFVDTLIKHETWGSIASGNLASMSNQYAAMPSMHIGWSLWCGITIAMLARPLWARVLGLLYPALTLLVIVCTANHFWLDAIGGALCLSFGFGVAVVWYGNMPHRLGRRCA from the coding sequence ATGGGCGACGCGACTATGAGGACATTGGACGGCCGTCCGGCCACCCTGCAACCCAGCGGGGCCGCCCCGGACCTCCCGCCAGTCAGTGGCCGGATGGCCCGGCTGCGGACGCCGCGTACGCCCCGTCTCTGGTTCGAGGTCCTGCTGATCGCGGTCAGTTACTGGACGTACTCCCTCATCCGCAACGCGGTACCCGAACAGAAGGCACAGGCCCTCAGGAACGCCGACTGGGTCTGGCGGGCGGAGCAGGCACTCGGCATCGCCGTGGAAAACACGGTCAACCACGCGGTGGATTCCGTGACGTGGCTCATCGTCTCGATGAACTACTACTACGCGACGCTGCACTTCATCGTGACGGTCGGAGTGCTGGTCTGGCTCTACCGCTGGCACCCGGGGCGCTACGCCGCGGCCCGGCTGGCCCTCTTCGCGACCACCGGCATCGCCCTGCTCGGCTACTACTTCTACCCGTTGGCGCCGCCGCGGCTGATGCCCGACGGCGGCTTCGTCGACACCCTCATCAAACACGAGACCTGGGGCTCGATAGCATCCGGCAACCTCGCGTCGATGTCCAACCAGTACGCCGCGATGCCGTCGATGCACATCGGCTGGTCCCTGTGGTGCGGCATCACCATCGCCATGCTGGCCCGCCCGCTGTGGGCCAGGGTCCTCGGCCTGCTCTACCCCGCCCTGACCCTGCTCGTCATCGTCTGCACCGCCAACCACTTCTGGCTGGACGCGATCGGCGGGGCCCTGTGCCTGAGCTTCGGGTTCGGGGTTGCTGTTGTGTGGTACGGGAACATGCCTCACCGCTTGGGGCGACGCTGCGCTTGA
- a CDS encoding extracellular solute-binding protein has translation MRRGIRGLIATALVAGLALAATACGGGEDNGGDDSGGELSGTVTFWDTSNDAEKATYKKLAEGFTKEHPKVRVKYVNVPFGDANAKFKNAAPNGEGAPDVMRTEVTWTADFANLGYLAPLDGTPALDNTEDYLPQALGSTRFKGKTYAVPQVIDTLALFYNKKILKDAGVEVPKTFTELATAAKKIKAKTGATALYLRGDDAYWFLPYLYGEGGDLVDARAKIVKIDDGAGVKAFQTIKSLVDSKAAITDATDGQENQLKALKDGDVAMAIDGPWDIEGARAGKAFKDKQNLGVAPVPGGSRAQGSPQGGWNLSVYAGSKNLQASYAFVKYMSSAKVQQQTTEKLSLLPTRTSVYDVPAVKNNEMVKFFKPAVDGAVERPWIAEANSLFEPIKVRMNKVLTGTATPEQAARATGDAFRKLLKDYK, from the coding sequence ATGCGGCGTGGCATACGTGGCCTCATAGCCACCGCGCTGGTAGCGGGCCTGGCACTGGCAGCGACAGCGTGCGGTGGCGGGGAGGACAACGGCGGCGACGACAGCGGGGGTGAACTGTCCGGAACCGTTACCTTCTGGGACACCTCCAATGACGCCGAGAAAGCGACTTACAAGAAGCTCGCCGAGGGGTTCACCAAGGAGCACCCCAAGGTCCGCGTCAAATATGTGAACGTGCCGTTCGGCGACGCCAACGCCAAGTTCAAGAACGCGGCCCCGAACGGAGAAGGCGCCCCCGATGTGATGCGCACCGAGGTCACCTGGACCGCCGACTTCGCCAACCTCGGCTATCTCGCACCGCTGGACGGCACCCCCGCCCTCGACAACACCGAGGACTACCTGCCGCAGGCCCTCGGCTCCACCAGGTTCAAGGGCAAGACCTACGCCGTCCCGCAGGTCATCGATACCCTCGCGCTCTTCTACAACAAGAAGATCCTCAAGGACGCCGGTGTCGAGGTTCCCAAGACCTTCACCGAACTGGCCACCGCCGCCAAGAAGATCAAGGCGAAGACCGGCGCCACCGCCCTCTATCTGCGCGGCGACGACGCCTACTGGTTCCTTCCCTACCTGTACGGCGAGGGCGGCGACCTCGTCGACGCCCGCGCCAAGATCGTGAAGATCGATGACGGCGCCGGGGTGAAGGCGTTCCAGACGATCAAGAGTCTGGTCGACTCCAAGGCCGCCATCACCGACGCCACCGACGGCCAGGAGAACCAGCTCAAGGCTCTCAAGGACGGCGATGTCGCGATGGCGATCGACGGCCCCTGGGACATCGAGGGCGCCCGCGCCGGCAAGGCGTTCAAGGACAAGCAGAACCTCGGCGTCGCCCCCGTCCCCGGCGGCAGCAGGGCCCAGGGCTCCCCGCAAGGTGGCTGGAACCTCTCCGTCTACGCCGGCAGCAAGAACTTGCAGGCTTCTTATGCCTTTGTGAAGTACATGAGCTCGGCCAAGGTCCAGCAGCAGACCACTGAGAAGCTGAGCCTGCTGCCCACCCGTACGTCCGTCTACGACGTACCGGCGGTGAAGAACAACGAGATGGTGAAGTTCTTCAAGCCCGCCGTCGACGGTGCCGTCGAGCGGCCCTGGATCGCCGAGGCCAACTCGCTCTTCGAGCCGATCAAGGTTCGGATGAACAAGGTGCTCACCGGCACCGCGACGCCGGAGCAGGCCGCCAGGGCGACCGGCGACGCCTTCCGGAAGCTGCTCAAGGACTACAAGTGA
- a CDS encoding glutamine synthetase family protein — translation MDKQQEFVLRTLEERDIRFVRLWFTDVLGFLKSVAVAPAELEQAFDEGIGFDGSAIEGFARVYESDMIAKPDPGTFQILPWRAEAPGTARMFCDILMPDGSPSYADPRYVLKRMLAKTSDLGFTFYTHPEIEFYLLKDKPVDGARPTPADSSGYFDHTPQNVGMDFRRQAITMLESMGISVEFSHHEGAPGQQEIDLRYADALSTADNIMTFRLVMKQVALEQGVHASFMPKPFSEFPGSGMHTHLSLFEGDRNAFHESGAEYQLSKVGRSFIAGLLRHAGEISAVTNQWVNSYKRIWGGANRTAGAGGEAPSYICWGHNNRSALIRVPMYKPGKVGSARVEVRSLDSGANPYLSYAVLLAAGLKGVEEGYELPAGADDDVWALSDSERRAMGIAPLPQNLGEAIELMERSELVAETLGEHVFDFFLRNKKQEWEEYRSEVTAFELRKMLPVL, via the coding sequence ATGGACAAGCAGCAGGAGTTTGTGCTCCGGACGCTGGAAGAGCGCGACATTCGCTTCGTCCGGCTGTGGTTCACCGACGTACTCGGGTTCCTCAAGTCCGTCGCCGTCGCACCCGCCGAGCTGGAGCAGGCATTCGACGAGGGCATCGGCTTCGACGGCTCCGCCATCGAGGGATTCGCCCGCGTATATGAGTCCGACATGATCGCCAAGCCGGACCCCGGAACCTTCCAGATCCTGCCCTGGCGCGCCGAGGCCCCCGGCACCGCCCGGATGTTCTGCGACATCCTCATGCCGGACGGCTCACCCTCGTACGCCGACCCGCGCTACGTCCTCAAGCGCATGCTGGCCAAGACCTCCGACCTCGGGTTCACCTTCTACACCCACCCGGAGATCGAGTTCTACCTGCTCAAGGACAAGCCCGTGGACGGCGCGCGGCCCACCCCCGCCGACTCCTCCGGCTACTTCGACCACACCCCGCAGAACGTCGGCATGGACTTCCGCCGCCAGGCGATCACCATGCTGGAGTCGATGGGCATCTCGGTGGAGTTCAGCCACCACGAGGGCGCGCCCGGCCAGCAGGAGATCGATCTGCGCTACGCCGACGCGCTCTCCACCGCCGACAACATCATGACGTTCCGGCTGGTGATGAAGCAGGTCGCGCTGGAACAGGGCGTGCACGCCTCGTTCATGCCGAAGCCGTTCTCCGAGTTCCCCGGCTCCGGCATGCACACCCACCTCTCCCTCTTCGAAGGCGACCGCAACGCCTTCCACGAATCGGGTGCCGAATACCAACTGTCCAAGGTGGGACGGTCGTTCATCGCCGGACTGCTGCGGCACGCCGGGGAGATCTCCGCCGTCACCAACCAGTGGGTCAACTCCTACAAGCGCATCTGGGGCGGCGCCAACCGCACCGCGGGCGCCGGCGGCGAGGCCCCCTCGTACATCTGCTGGGGACACAACAACCGCTCCGCGCTGATCCGCGTCCCGATGTACAAGCCCGGCAAGGTGGGCTCCGCGCGGGTGGAGGTCCGGTCGCTCGACTCCGGCGCCAACCCGTACCTGTCGTACGCCGTGCTGCTCGCGGCCGGCCTCAAGGGCGTCGAGGAAGGCTACGAACTGCCGGCCGGCGCCGATGACGACGTGTGGGCGCTGTCCGACTCCGAGCGCCGGGCGATGGGCATCGCGCCGCTGCCGCAGAACCTCGGCGAGGCCATCGAGCTGATGGAGCGCAGCGAACTGGTCGCCGAGACCCTCGGCGAGCATGTTTTCGACTTCTTCCTCCGGAATAAGAAGCAGGAGTGGGAGGAGTACCGCTCCGAGGTCACCGCCTTCGAACTGCGCAAGATGCTGCCCGTGCTCTGA
- a CDS encoding alpha/beta fold hydrolase: MNRPPTRLRNPTPTLTPTHLRLPTPIPGRILRIDGIPLHVLTEGAGPVCVLSGGLGMAWFDWDAVAALLAPHRTVVRFDRPGLGLSAPAPAAPTLAAEAHRIARLLDAVGHPGPATVVGHSLAGFHAEAFARLHPDRCAGLVLVDGSVEADPRPRLPRPVRTAWANGVATALSAAGIPRALGPTARRLIDRASTVGSHPPHPWVRAGYRTSRVLRACVLENATYPYQAAELAALRPGHPMPAVPVTVLAAYDGSEAARELRWLERQRAFAAELGGGFAVAAPAGHLVMADAPEAVARAVLTQV; the protein is encoded by the coding sequence ATGAACAGACCCCCCACGCGCCTCCGCAACCCCACTCCTACCCTCACACCCACCCACCTCCGTCTCCCCACGCCCATCCCCGGCCGGATCCTCCGCATCGACGGCATACCGCTGCACGTCCTGACCGAGGGCGCCGGCCCGGTGTGTGTCCTCAGTGGTGGCCTCGGCATGGCCTGGTTCGACTGGGACGCGGTCGCCGCGCTGTTGGCCCCGCACCGTACGGTGGTCCGCTTCGACCGGCCCGGCCTCGGCCTGAGCGCCCCGGCGCCCGCGGCGCCCACCCTCGCCGCCGAGGCGCACCGGATCGCCCGCCTCCTGGACGCGGTCGGCCATCCGGGCCCGGCCACCGTCGTCGGCCACTCGCTCGCCGGCTTCCACGCCGAGGCGTTCGCCCGGCTGCACCCGGACCGCTGCGCCGGGCTCGTGCTCGTCGACGGCAGCGTCGAGGCGGACCCGCGGCCGCGGCTCCCGCGCCCGGTCCGTACCGCCTGGGCGAACGGCGTGGCCACCGCCCTCTCCGCCGCCGGCATCCCGCGCGCCCTCGGCCCCACCGCACGCCGTCTGATCGACCGCGCCTCGACCGTCGGCAGCCATCCGCCGCACCCCTGGGTGCGCGCCGGGTACCGCACCTCCCGGGTGCTGCGCGCCTGCGTCCTGGAGAACGCGACCTACCCCTACCAGGCCGCCGAACTCGCCGCCCTGCGGCCCGGCCACCCGATGCCCGCGGTACCGGTGACCGTCCTGGCGGCGTACGACGGCAGCGAGGCGGCGCGCGAACTGCGCTGGCTGGAGCGGCAACGGGCATTCGCCGCGGAGCTGGGCGGCGGGTTCGCGGTCGCCGCACCGGCCGGTCACCTGGTGATGGCCGACGCCCCCGAGGCAGTGGCACGCGCCGTGCTCACACAGGTGTGA
- a CDS encoding bifunctional [glutamine synthetase] adenylyltransferase/[glutamine synthetase]-adenylyl-L-tyrosine phosphorylase, producing MAPPAPQGRRSSAFTRLLRHGFTGPSAAGRLLDAPEFASVRGDSVLLEALGATADPDLALLGLSRLVEALEPDEQQVLLSTIVTAKPLRDRLLGVLSASEALGDHLARHPRDWHSLVTYESADLHPTTPEFEQALAEGIWGERGAGRSRADALRAAYRRCLLGIAARDVCGTTDVAEAAAELADLATATVRAALQISYEEQAGDAAVCRLAVLAMGKCGGRELNYVSDVDVIFVAEAKDGVDEAKALQSAARLAARMMRLCSDVTAEGTIWPVDANLRPEGRNGPLVRTLPSHLAYYQRWAKTWEFQALLKARPMAGDLELGQEYVDALAQMVWHAAERENFVADVRQMRRRVVANIPAAQVDRELKLGPGGLRDVEFAVQLLQLVHGRSDATLRSPTTLEALGALAAGGYVGRQDAAALDAAYRFLRTLEHRIQLHRMRRTHLMPEEEADLRRLGRSMGLRTEPVDSLRKEWKWHAREVRRLHEKLFYRPLLDAVAHLETGETRLSAKAARHRLEALGYADPVAALRHLEALASGVTRKAAIQRTLLPVLLAWFADSADPDAGLLNFRKVSDALGKTPWYLRLLRDEGAAAENLARVLSAGRFAPDLLLRAPEAVALLGAPDGLRPRGRAALEQEVLAAVGRADGAEAAVAVARGVRRRELFRTAAADLIGAYGTEGIPAEVDHGHAIDAVGDAVSDLNAATLAGALRAAVREQWGDTLPTRFTVIGMGRFGGHELSYGSDADVLFVHEPREGADEQEAAEAAQAVANEMRRLLELPSADPPLPIDADLRPEGRSGPLVRTLASYAAYYRRWSLVWEAQALLRAEPVAGDAELGRRFIELIDPLRYPAEGLGEDAVREIRRLKARMESERLPRGADPTTHTKLGRGGLSDVEWTVQLLQMRHGWELPGLRTTRTREALAAAHAAGLLDTEHAQILDEAWVLAARVRNAVMLVRGRPGDTFPVDGRQLAAVGRYLGYEEGHVGEMLDDYRRVTRRARGVVEEVFYAA from the coding sequence ATGGCACCACCCGCTCCGCAGGGACGGCGGAGCAGCGCCTTCACCCGTCTGCTGAGGCACGGTTTCACCGGCCCCTCAGCGGCCGGGCGGCTGCTCGACGCCCCCGAATTCGCCTCCGTACGCGGTGACTCGGTGCTCCTCGAAGCGCTGGGCGCCACCGCGGACCCCGATCTCGCGCTGCTCGGCCTGTCCCGCCTCGTCGAGGCCCTGGAACCGGACGAACAGCAGGTCCTGCTCAGCACCATCGTCACCGCGAAACCGCTGCGCGACCGGCTGCTGGGCGTGCTGAGCGCCTCCGAGGCGCTCGGCGACCACCTCGCCCGGCATCCGCGCGACTGGCATTCCCTGGTCACCTACGAGTCGGCCGATCTGCACCCCACCACCCCCGAGTTCGAGCAGGCGCTCGCGGAGGGCATCTGGGGCGAACGGGGCGCCGGCCGCTCCCGCGCCGACGCGCTGCGCGCCGCCTACCGGCGGTGCCTGCTGGGCATCGCGGCCCGCGATGTGTGCGGCACGACCGATGTCGCCGAGGCCGCGGCGGAGCTGGCGGACCTGGCCACCGCCACCGTGCGGGCCGCCCTGCAGATCTCCTACGAGGAACAGGCGGGTGACGCGGCCGTCTGCCGGCTGGCCGTCCTCGCCATGGGCAAGTGCGGCGGCCGTGAGCTGAACTACGTCTCCGACGTGGACGTCATCTTCGTCGCGGAGGCCAAGGACGGCGTGGACGAGGCCAAGGCCCTGCAGTCCGCCGCCCGGCTCGCCGCCCGTATGATGCGGCTCTGCTCCGACGTCACCGCCGAGGGCACCATCTGGCCGGTGGACGCCAACCTGCGCCCCGAAGGCCGCAACGGCCCCCTCGTACGCACCCTGCCCAGCCACCTCGCCTACTACCAACGCTGGGCCAAGACCTGGGAGTTCCAGGCGCTGCTCAAGGCCCGCCCGATGGCCGGCGACCTCGAACTGGGGCAGGAGTACGTCGACGCGCTGGCACAGATGGTGTGGCACGCCGCCGAACGTGAGAACTTCGTCGCCGACGTCCGGCAGATGCGCCGCCGCGTCGTCGCGAACATCCCCGCGGCGCAGGTCGACCGGGAACTCAAGCTCGGCCCCGGCGGACTGCGCGATGTCGAATTCGCCGTCCAGCTCCTGCAGTTGGTGCACGGCCGCAGCGACGCCACGCTCCGCAGCCCCACCACCCTGGAGGCCCTGGGCGCCCTCGCCGCCGGCGGGTACGTAGGCCGCCAGGACGCCGCCGCGCTGGACGCCGCCTACCGCTTCCTGCGCACCCTGGAGCACCGCATCCAGCTGCACCGGATGCGCCGCACCCATCTGATGCCCGAGGAAGAGGCCGATCTACGGCGCCTGGGCCGCTCGATGGGTCTGCGCACCGAGCCGGTCGACAGCCTCCGCAAGGAATGGAAGTGGCACGCCCGCGAGGTGCGCCGCCTGCACGAGAAGCTCTTCTACCGGCCGCTGCTGGACGCCGTCGCGCATCTGGAGACCGGCGAGACCCGCCTCTCCGCCAAGGCGGCCCGCCACCGCCTGGAAGCCCTCGGCTACGCCGACCCCGTGGCCGCGCTGCGCCACCTGGAGGCGCTGGCATCCGGGGTGACCCGTAAGGCGGCGATCCAGCGGACCCTGCTGCCGGTACTCCTCGCCTGGTTCGCGGACTCCGCCGACCCGGACGCCGGACTCCTCAACTTCCGCAAGGTTTCCGACGCCCTCGGCAAGACGCCCTGGTACCTGCGGCTGCTGCGCGACGAGGGCGCGGCCGCCGAGAACCTCGCCCGGGTGCTGTCCGCCGGGCGGTTCGCCCCCGATCTGCTGCTGCGCGCCCCCGAAGCGGTCGCGCTGCTCGGCGCGCCCGACGGGCTGCGGCCGCGCGGCCGGGCCGCGCTGGAGCAGGAGGTGCTGGCCGCGGTCGGCCGCGCGGACGGCGCCGAGGCGGCGGTCGCGGTGGCCCGCGGGGTGCGTCGCCGCGAACTGTTCCGCACCGCCGCCGCCGACCTCATCGGCGCGTACGGCACGGAGGGCATCCCGGCCGAGGTGGACCACGGCCATGCCATCGACGCCGTTGGCGACGCGGTCTCCGACCTCAACGCCGCGACCCTCGCCGGCGCCCTGCGCGCCGCCGTCCGCGAGCAGTGGGGCGACACCCTGCCCACCCGCTTCACGGTGATCGGCATGGGCCGGTTCGGCGGCCACGAGCTGAGCTACGGCTCCGACGCCGATGTCCTCTTCGTCCACGAACCACGCGAGGGCGCCGACGAACAGGAGGCCGCCGAGGCCGCCCAGGCCGTCGCCAACGAGATGCGCCGGCTGCTCGAACTCCCCTCCGCCGACCCGCCGTTGCCCATCGACGCGGACCTGCGCCCCGAGGGCCGCTCCGGCCCCCTGGTGCGCACCCTCGCCTCCTACGCCGCTTACTACCGCCGCTGGTCGCTGGTCTGGGAGGCGCAGGCCCTGCTGCGCGCCGAACCGGTCGCCGGGGACGCCGAGTTGGGTCGGCGTTTCATCGAGCTGATCGACCCGCTGCGCTATCCGGCCGAGGGTCTCGGAGAGGACGCGGTCCGCGAGATCCGCCGGCTCAAGGCCCGTATGGAGTCCGAACGGCTGCCCCGCGGCGCCGACCCGACCACCCACACCAAGCTCGGACGCGGCGGCCTGAGCGACGTCGAGTGGACCGTCCAGCTGCTCCAGATGCGGCACGGCTGGGAGCTCCCGGGGCTGCGCACCACGCGCACCCGCGAGGCACTGGCCGCCGCGCACGCGGCCGGGCTGCTGGACACCGAACATGCCCAGATCCTGGACGAGGCATGGGTGCTGGCGGCGCGGGTGCGCAACGCGGTGATGCTGGTCCGCGGCCGCCCCGGCGACACCTTCCCGGTCGACGGCCGACAACTGGCCGCGGTCGGCCGCTACCTCGGCTACGAGGAGGGCCACGTCGGGGAGATGCTGGACGACTATCGGAGGGTCACGCGGAGGGCGCGGGGGGTTGTGGAAGAGGTCTTCTACGCAGCGTGA
- a CDS encoding glycoside hydrolase family 13 protein yields MTQELTSPSPAPQAPAPGRGPGWWRDAVIYQVYVRSFADSDGDGIGDLRGVRERLPYLRDLGVDAVWLTPFYASPQADGGYDVADYRAVDPLFGTLQDADDLIRTAHETGLRVIVDIVPNHTSDQHPWFQDPELARRRYVFRPGKGPHGELPPNDWESVFGGPAWTRTDRGDWYLHLFAPEQPDLDWDNPDVADEFAAILRFWLDLGVDGFRIDVAHGMVKAPGLPDIGHGEQAKLIGSQVLPFFDQDGVHAIHRSWRQLLNTYGGDRIGVAEAWAPNAERLALYVRPDELHQAFNFQFLNTRWHAAELRRVIDASLAATASVGAPTTWVLSNHDVVRHSTRLGGGLDRARAATLLMLALPGSAYLYQGEELGLPEVTDLPDEVRQDPAFFRGGRTPHPAGSGPGTGDDDEAVPDGRSGSSGQDGFRDGCRVPLPWSGEQPPYGFGPGGSWLPQPADWRTLTVQAQTGDTSSTLELYRAALALRRRLPGLGDGRMTWQPSPDGVLAFTRPGVLCTVNTLTQDREIPLPGSPLLASVPVTVNGGTAVLPGDSCTWWAI; encoded by the coding sequence ATGACCCAGGAGCTCACTTCCCCCAGCCCCGCCCCCCAGGCCCCCGCACCGGGCCGAGGTCCGGGATGGTGGCGCGACGCCGTCATCTACCAGGTGTACGTCCGCTCCTTCGCCGACAGTGACGGCGACGGCATCGGCGATCTGCGCGGCGTCCGCGAGCGGCTGCCGTACCTCAGGGACCTGGGTGTGGACGCCGTCTGGCTCACCCCGTTCTACGCCTCACCGCAGGCCGACGGCGGCTATGACGTCGCCGACTACCGCGCCGTCGACCCGCTCTTCGGCACCCTCCAGGACGCCGACGACCTGATCCGCACCGCCCACGAGACGGGCCTGCGGGTCATCGTCGACATCGTGCCCAACCACACCTCCGACCAGCACCCTTGGTTCCAGGACCCCGAACTCGCCCGTCGGCGCTATGTCTTCCGCCCCGGCAAGGGCCCGCACGGCGAACTCCCGCCCAACGACTGGGAGTCCGTCTTCGGCGGCCCCGCCTGGACCCGCACCGACCGCGGCGACTGGTACCTCCACCTCTTCGCCCCCGAACAGCCCGACCTCGACTGGGACAACCCGGACGTGGCCGACGAATTCGCCGCCATCCTGCGCTTCTGGCTGGACCTCGGCGTCGACGGCTTCCGCATCGACGTCGCCCACGGCATGGTCAAGGCCCCCGGACTGCCCGACATCGGCCACGGCGAACAGGCCAAGCTGATCGGCTCCCAGGTGCTGCCGTTCTTCGACCAGGACGGGGTGCACGCCATCCACCGCTCCTGGCGCCAACTGCTGAACACCTACGGCGGCGACCGGATCGGCGTCGCCGAAGCCTGGGCCCCCAACGCGGAACGGCTCGCCCTCTACGTCCGCCCCGACGAACTGCACCAGGCGTTCAACTTCCAGTTCCTCAACACCCGCTGGCACGCGGCCGAACTGCGCCGGGTCATCGACGCCTCTCTCGCCGCGACCGCCTCCGTAGGCGCCCCCACCACCTGGGTGCTCTCCAACCACGACGTCGTACGGCACTCCACCCGGCTGGGCGGCGGCCTCGACCGCGCCCGCGCCGCCACCCTCCTGATGCTCGCCCTGCCCGGCTCCGCCTACCTCTACCAAGGCGAGGAACTGGGCCTGCCCGAGGTCACCGACCTGCCCGACGAGGTCCGCCAGGACCCGGCCTTCTTCCGCGGCGGCCGGACCCCGCACCCCGCCGGCTCCGGCCCCGGCACCGGTGACGATGACGAGGCGGTCCCCGACGGCCGCTCCGGCAGCAGCGGCCAGGACGGCTTCCGCGACGGCTGCCGGGTGCCGCTCCCCTGGTCCGGCGAGCAGCCGCCGTACGGCTTCGGCCCCGGCGGCAGCTGGCTGCCGCAGCCCGCCGACTGGCGCACCCTGACCGTTCAGGCCCAAACGGGCGACACCTCCTCCACCCTGGAGCTCTACCGCGCCGCGCTCGCCCTGCGCCGCCGGCTGCCGGGCCTCGGCGACGGGCGGATGACCTGGCAGCCGTCCCCCGACGGCGTGCTCGCCTTCACCCGCCCCGGCGTCCTGTGCACCGTCAACACCCTCACCCAGGACAGGGAAATCCCGCTGCCCGGAAGCCCGCTGCTCGCCAGCGTCCCGGTGACCGTCAACGGCGGCACGGCCGTACTCCCCGGCGACAGCTGCACCTGGTGGGCAATCTGA
- a CDS encoding LacI family DNA-binding transcriptional regulator has translation MTARLADIAAQAGVSEATVSRVLNGKPGVSAATRQSVLAALDVLGYERPLRLRQRSAGLVGLITPELENPIFPAFAQVIGQALTRQGYTPVLATQTPGGSTEDELTEMLVDRGVAGIIFVSGLHADTSADMQRYEQLRGQGVPFVLINGFSDKVQAPFVSPDDRAAVHLAVTHLVALGHRRIGLAVGPKRFVPVQRKIAGFLRSMQEQLDLGPAEADAFIQHSLYTLEGGQAAAAALIDRGCTAIVCASDMMALGAIRSARQRGLDVPREMSVVGYDDSPLIAFTDPPLTTIRQPVPAMGQAAVRALLEEIGGTPAPHSEFIFHPELVVRGSTASAPKPARIPKPLRSS, from the coding sequence ATGACCGCCCGACTGGCCGATATCGCAGCACAGGCGGGTGTCAGCGAGGCCACCGTCAGCCGAGTTCTCAACGGGAAGCCCGGCGTCTCCGCCGCCACCCGCCAGTCCGTGCTCGCCGCCCTCGACGTCCTGGGCTATGAACGCCCGCTCCGGCTGCGGCAGCGCAGCGCCGGCCTGGTCGGCCTGATCACACCGGAGCTGGAGAACCCCATCTTCCCGGCGTTCGCCCAGGTCATCGGGCAGGCACTGACGCGCCAGGGCTACACCCCGGTCCTCGCCACACAGACACCCGGCGGCTCCACGGAGGACGAGCTGACCGAGATGCTGGTGGACCGCGGCGTCGCCGGCATCATCTTCGTCTCCGGACTGCACGCCGACACCTCCGCCGATATGCAGCGCTACGAGCAGCTGCGCGGCCAGGGCGTGCCGTTCGTCCTCATCAACGGGTTCTCCGACAAGGTCCAGGCCCCCTTCGTCTCGCCCGACGACCGCGCCGCGGTCCATCTGGCCGTGACGCATCTGGTGGCCCTGGGCCACCGCCGGATCGGCCTGGCCGTCGGCCCCAAGCGGTTTGTCCCCGTCCAGCGCAAGATTGCGGGGTTCCTGCGCAGCATGCAGGAACAGCTGGACCTGGGGCCCGCCGAGGCGGACGCCTTCATCCAGCACTCCCTCTACACCCTGGAGGGCGGCCAGGCCGCGGCCGCCGCGCTGATCGACCGGGGCTGTACGGCCATCGTCTGCGCCAGCGACATGATGGCGCTCGGCGCGATCCGCTCGGCCCGGCAGCGCGGCCTGGACGTACCGCGCGAGATGTCCGTCGTCGGCTACGACGACTCACCGCTCATCGCCTTCACCGATCCTCCCCTGACCACCATCCGGCAGCCGGTGCCCGCCATGGGACAGGCGGCGGTACGCGCGCTCCTGGAGGAGATCGGCGGTACGCCCGCCCCGCACAGCGAGTTCATCTTCCATCCGGAGCTGGTGGTCCGCGGTTCCACCGCCTCGGCCCCGAAGCCGGCGCGGATTCCGAAGCCGCTCCGGTCGTCCTGA